From the Syngnathoides biaculeatus isolate LvHL_M chromosome 10, ASM1980259v1, whole genome shotgun sequence genome, one window contains:
- the ppcs gene encoding phosphopantothenate--cysteine ligase, whose protein sequence is MAEPIVSSIDGKLAEEFTAPSHVDEVRERMTSFAQLHAKAGRRVVLITSGGTKVPLESRTVRFLDNFSSGRRGAQSAEYFLDGDYAVIFLHRHRSLYPYARMFSSLNMLDALEFSEQEPDRVVVNPQVLPNVAKVLKKYREITEAKVLLPVEFSTLSEYLHLLKASAQALSTIGSKAMFYLAAAVSDFYIPACDMPEHKIQSSNGPLQLSLKMVPKILSPLVKDWAPHAFVISFKLETDAAILLDKARLALDMYRHQVVVANVLDSRRAHVVVVTPTSHHEVVLSKEDVENQVEIEERIVTNLTAAHERFIQQQAA, encoded by the exons ATGGCAGAACCCATCGTGTCTTCCATTGACGGCAAGCTGGCTGAAGAGTTCACCGCTCCTTCCCACGTGGACGAGGTCCGGGAGAGGATGACCTCCTTCGCACAGCTCCACGCTAAGGCAGGCCGCCGCGTGGTCCTCATCACATCGGGTGGTACAAAAGTCCCGCTGGAGTCGCGCACCGTTCGCTTCTTGGACAATTTCAGCAGTGGCAGAAGGGGAGCCCAGTCAGCAGAGTACTTCCTCGATGGCGACTACGCCGTCATCTTCCTGCACAGGCACCGCTCGCTCTACCCCTACGCCCGCATGTTCTCCTCTCTCAACATGCTCGACGCCCTGGAGTTCTCGGAACAGGAACCGGACCGCGTGGTGGTGAACCCACAGGTGCTCCCCAATGTTGCCAAAGTGCTGAAGAAGTACCGGGAAATCACGGAGGCAAAAGTCCTGCTCCCCGTCGAGTTCAGCACCCTGTCAGAGTACCTGCATCTCCTCAAGGCGTCAGCGCAGGCCCTCAGCACTATAG GATCCAAGGCCATGTTCTACTTGGCGGCGGCTGTGTCTGATTTCTACATCCCTGCTTGTGACATGCCGGAGCATAAAATCCAGTCTTCCAATGGACCACTTCAA ctaagCTTGAAGATGGTGCCCAAAATCTTGTCCCCACTGGTGAAGGACTGGGCACCGCACGCCTTCGTCATATCCTTCAAACTGGAGACAGACGCCGCCATCCTGCTGGACAAGGCTCGCCTAGCGTTGGACATGTACAGGCACCAGGTGGTGGTCGCCAACGTGCTGGACTCACGGCGGGCCCACGTGGTAGTGGTGACGCCCACCAGCCATCACGAGGTGGTCCTCTCCAAGGAGGATGTCGAAAACCAGGTGGAGATCGAGGAGAGGATTGTGACTAATTTGACAGCGGCACACGAGCGCTTCATTCAACAACAAGCAGCCTGA
- the utp3 gene encoding something about silencing protein 10 produces the protein MVRAIRRKKIQRPKKVQEYDEDDPEGYKNVPVPDQNSKDQIDEFHDKKIEKLLASGVQLQSDDEDLDEEEEVMALDDSETDDDDEEDEQEESEEDEGTDMESDLEGKKEEELPNELAWGTKKKMFYDSDYVATKGKSHEELQAEEEEEEEEAKKIQKRMAEHLSEEDYDLNFFQEFATEEKTVVEKVKIVKDLKEMSQKEKMKLLKKESPELLELIQDFKAKLTEMKDQLQPLVQMVKDGKIPPGKGANYLKTKQQLYLNYCTNISFYLVLKAKRIPAHNHPVIERLLTYRNLINDLSSVDARLAPQYRKLLAAREEDEIARKPAAAKKAAVSPQKHKDSFKEPPEMADASDSDLDEEAALRFYREVEQRMKRKRKSKPQKDEEMTQDVDEGDQLEPEAKRGITYQMAKNRGLTPKRKKIDRNPRVKHREKFRRAKIRRKGQVREVRREETRYSGELSGIRAGVKKSIKLK, from the exons ATGGTTCGTGCAATAAG GCGTAAAAAGATCCAGAGGCCAAAAAAAGTGCAAGAGTATGACGAAGATGACCCAGAAGGATACAAAAACGTGCCCGTCCCAGATCAA aATTCCAAGGACCAAATTGATGAGTTTCACGATAAGAAGATTgag AAACTGTTAGCCAGTGGAGTTCAGTTGCAGAGCGATGACGAGGACCTGGACGAGGAG GAGGAAGTTATGGCCTTGGATGATTCCGAgacggacgacgacgacgaagaagaTGAGCAGGAGGAGAGTGAGGAGGACGAAGGCACCGACATGGAGAGCGATCTGGAGGGGAAGAAAGAGGAAG AGCTTCCCAATGAACTAGCATGGGGCACCAAGAAAAAGATGTTCTACGACTCTGACTACGTGGCTACAA AGGGAAAGTCGCACGAGGAGTTGCAggcggaggaagaagaggaggaggaagaagccaAGAAAATCCAAAAGCGTATGGCAGAACATCTCAGCGAGGAGGATTACGACTTGAACTTTTTCCAG GAGTTTGCCACAGAGGAGAAGACAGTTGTGGAAAAGGTGAAGATTGTCAAGGACTTGAAGGAGATGTCCcaaaaggagaaaatgaaaCTGCTCAAGAAGGAGTCGCCCGAGTTGCTCGAACTCATCCAGGACTTCAAGGCCAAG CTTACAGAAATGAAGGACCAGCTGCAGCCACTTGTGCAGATGGTCAAAGATGGAAAGATCCCACCGGGAAAG GGTGCCAACTACCTGAAGACAAAACAGCAGCTTTACCTCAA TTACTGTACGAACATCAGTTTCTACTTGGTGCTCAAAGCCAAACGGATCCCCGCCCACAACCACCCGGTCATCGAACGACTGCTCACCTACAGAAAT CTCATCAATGACCTGAGCTCAGTTGACGCCCGCCTGGCGCCACAGTACAGGAAGCTGCTGGCTGCTCGGGAGGAAGACGAGATTGCCAGGAAACCAGCGGCAGCGAAGAAAGCTGCAgtttccccccaaaaacacaag GATTCTTTCAAAGAGCCACCAGAGATGGCAGACGCCTCAGATTCAGACCTTGACGAGGAGGCGGCGTTGAGATTCTACAGAGAAGTGGAGCAAAggatgaagaggaagaggaagagcaaaCCGCAAAAAGATGAAGA GATGACTCAAGATGTGGATGAGGGGGATCAGTTGGAGCCAGAGGCTAAAAGAGGCATCACGTATCAG ATGGCCAAGAACAGGGGGCTCACTCCCAAGAGGAAGAAAATTGACCGCAACCCTCGAGTCAAGCACCGCGAGAAGTTCCGGCGGGCTAAGATCCGCAGAAAAGGCCAG GTCCGTGAGGTTCGGCGCGAGGAAACGAGGTACAGCGGAGAACTGTCCGGTATTCGCGCTGGAGTCAAGAAAAGTATCAAACTCAAGTAA
- the fam83e gene encoding protein FAM83H, with protein sequence MPGSQEASLDKNVVFLPVEPSSPKFLYSELERQSVEKLLCEGPKAFYKSVGPGLFASFLSPDEVGEITSWVQDFHFTPLQREENEGKANLDTADLSSSYFPSYSDVPAPKLELGWPEAPWVRMENVAVYTNPPSDGEPSIREVIRWHLQKASQVLAIVTDRLTDSTIIADLHDAASRGVAVYIILNQRTVEEKYTLHRLGHANIRVRLLGGKSFCSRKGKMMVGELKDKFILVDLETVIHGSYSLTWTDAHLHRQLITVVSGSAVDSFDKEFRTLFAASAPVPNMCEYSVPHVEMAKQQKEFTDPSPPRDFHMKHEILNPPSPPMDIHLDWEAMGVIPRESLPDSPFEEQQTVAKETALLTDMQFDKMIPVTDTFTQNGYEPVTTTSWANSQTEQTASRQSSKEKRNNADDRTSAWRANRERDSRQNVFLFSSMRENRRAKLDPSEREESDMDDISSSIENKVASRKPLILRVPQSESFNSLNDLMKRLTSQQNKGELFRRGSRTNMPEMSQSMMDLRADAPNTDQTPDERRLSVPRLNSNCYDPDQMTPGLILMKRRNDVIKSALQRIPKAFQPRARPRSFGLDLNWKPLRETKGEEE encoded by the exons ATGCCGGGCTCTCAGGAGGCTAGTCTGGACAAAAATGTTGTGTTCCTCCCGGTGGAGCCATCTTCCCCCAAGTTCCTCTACTCTGAACTGGAGCGCCAGTCAGTGGAGAAACTCCTGTGCGAGGGTCCCAAAGCCTTCTACAAGTCTGTTGGTCCAGGGCTCTTCGCCTCCTTCTTGtctccagatgaggtgggtgaGATCACCAGCTGGGTTCAGGACTTTCATTTTACACCCCTGCAAAGAGAGGAGAATGAAGGGAAAGCCAACCTGGACACGGCAGACCTCTCATCTTCCTACTTCCCTTCGTACTCTGATGTGCCGGCGCCGAAATTGGAGCTGGGCTGGCCCGAAGCACCTTGGGTACGCATGGAAAATGTTGCAGTCTACACAAATCCCCCTTCAGATGGAGAACCTTCCATCAGGGAGGTCATCCGATGGCATCTGCAAAAGGCTAGCCAA GTACTTGCCATTGTAACTGACCGGCTGACAGACAGCACTATAATTGCGGATTTACATGACGCAGCCTCCAGGGGTGTCGCGGTTTACATCATCCTCAACCAAAGAACCGTTGAGGAGAAGTACACACTCCACAGGCTGGGACATGCG AATATTCGGGTTCGTCTTCTTGGAGGCAAAAGCTTTTGTtcgaggaaaggaaagatgatgGTTGgggagttgaaagacaaatttatTCTGGTGGATTTGGAGACAGTAATTCATGGCAGCTACAG TCTCACATGGACTGATGCTCATTTACACCGGCAACTGATTACTGTTGTCAGCGGCTCGGCTGTTGACAGCTTCGATAAAGAGTTCCGGACCCTCTTTGCCGCATCCGCCCCGGTTCCTAACATGTGTGAGTACTCTGTTCCCCACGTAGAAATGGCTAAGCAACAAAAAGAATTCACTGATCCTAGCCCCCCAAGAGACTTCCACATGAAACACGAGATCCTCAACCCTCCTTCTCCACCAATGGACATCCACTTGGACTGGGAAGCCATGGGCGTCATACCCAGAGAGAGCCTACCGGATAGTCCTTTTGAAGAACAGCAAACTGTGGCAAAGGAAACAGCCCTGCTGACTGATATGCAGTTTGATAAAATGATACCCGTTACAGATACTTTTACTCAGAATGGATACGAGCCTGTGACTACGACAAG TTGGGCTAACTCTCAAACAGAACAAACAGCATCCCGCCAGTCCTCCAAAGAGAAGAGAAACAACGCGGACGACAGAACGTCAGCATGGCGCGCTAACAGAGAAAGAGACTCGAGGCAAaacgtgtttttattttcttcgaTGAGGGAAAACCGACGTGCAAAGCTGGATCCcagcgagagagaggagagtGACATGGACGACATCAGTTCAAGCATCGAGAATAAAGTTGCCTCGAGA AAGCCCTTAATATTGAGGGTGCCCCAGTCGGAGAGCTTCAACTCACTGAACGATCTCATGAAGAGGTTGACGTCACAGCAGAACAAAGGGGAACTCTTCAGGAGAGGCTCAAGGACCAACATGCCCGAGATGTCCCAGTCCATGATGGACCTTCGGGCAGATGCACCCAATACAGACCAAACTCCAGATGAGAGAAGACTCTCAGTACCGAGGCTCAATTCCAAC tGTTATGACCCGGACCAAATGACACCGGGCTTAATcctgatgaagaggaggaacgATGTGATCAAGTCGGCCCTCCAAAGAATTCCGAAGGCCTTTCAGCCCAGAGCGCGACCTCGCAGCTTCGGTCTGGATTTGAACTGGAAGCCTCTAAGGGAAACAAAAGGGGAAGAAGAATGA